Genomic window (Juglans microcarpa x Juglans regia isolate MS1-56 chromosome 2S, Jm3101_v1.0, whole genome shotgun sequence):
tatagggATATTATGGAACTATAAATCCATATAACCTGCCATATATGATGCCTCCAAATCCATATCCATATCCATATCCACATCCAAATCCGTATGCTTGGGGTAGTCAGGTAAAgttattttagtatattgattttttttaatgcatgggTGTGAGTCATTCTAACAATGTATTTATATTGTAGCATCTGGTACTGCCACCCTTTGGACCAACCATGCCATCCCCTCTGTTGAGTAATCTGGAGGAGTTGAGACGAGGTGAAGATACAACCAAGGTAGTTCAAATTGAGTCTCTTTTTATGATTGTTTCTTGTACCTCCGTATCTTTCCTTATCGAATAACGtgcattttgaaaaatgcaGCAATCGGTGATGCCACCATGTGTGCCAACTATGCCCTACCCACATAGCGCAAGTGAGTCATCAACTATGCCATCCAATTCCGTAGCTGAAAAGAATTTTGGAGGTACACTTTTAACTGAAGCAGTTAACATccactaaatatattaaaaatacaatGTTCCTAACGATGCAATCTTCCTTCTCAGAAACATATCCGCATCCATATTCATATGCTTGGGGTAGCCAGGTAAAGTGTACTTAGGATATTGATTTTGTTCAATGCGTGGGTTTGAGTCATTCTAACAAAGTAAATTTTTTGCAGCATCTGGCACCGCCACCCTTTGGACCAACCATGCCATCCCCTCTGTCGAGTAATCCGGAGGAGTTGAGACGAGATGAAGATACAACCAAGGTAGTTCAAATTGAGTCTCTTTTTATGATTGTTTCTTGTACCTCTATATATTCCTTATCAAATAACGTGCATTCTGAAAAATGCAGCAGTTGGCGATGCCACCATGTGTGCCAACTATGCCCTACCCACATTGCGCAAGTGAGTCATCAACTATGCCATCCAATTCCGTAGCTGAAAAGCATTTTGGAGGTACACTTTTAACTGAAGCAGTTAACATccattaaatatattaaaaatacaatGTTCCTAACCATGCAATCTTCCTTCTCAGAAACATATCCGCATCCATATCCATATGCTTAGGGTAGCCAGGTAAAGTGTACTTAGGATATTGATTTTGTTTAATGTGTGGGTTTGAGTCATTCTAACAAAGTAAATTTTTTGCAGCATTTGGCACCGCCACCCTTTGGACCAACCATGCCATCCCCTCTGTCGAGTAATCCGGAGGAGTTGGGACGAGGTGAAGATACAACCCAGGTAGTTCATTTGAGtttgttttaaatgagtttttcttGTACCTCCGTATTTTCCTTACTGAATAATGTGTATCTCGCAAAATGCAGCATTAGGCGATGCCACCACGTGTGCCAACTATGCCATCCAATTCTGTAGCTGAAAATAATTTAGAAGGTACACTTTTAAACATATCAGTTAACATccactaaatatattaaaaatgcaATTTTCCTAACCATCCAATCTTCCTTGTAAGAAACTTCATCCGACATAAATATAGAGCCAGATGCAGAGGGGATGAATGAAGTATCAAATGATGATAATAGAGTTGAGCCTCCAAAATCTGGTATGCACTTTGCTACTGATAAAGAGGTTTTAGACTACTACAAAAGATACGCCAAACAAGAGGGTTTTGGTGTTATCATAAGAAGAACGAAGAGAAATCTGGATGGGGGTGCGAAGTATGTGACGATTGGCTGTGCACGTGGCGGCAGGTATTATCCTAGCCACAGTAATTTATCAAAGCCACGACCAACGACAAAAACTGATTGTAAGGCAAAGATAAATGCTCGCTTTGTGAATGGGGTATGGGTGTTGACCAATGTTGATCTTGTTCACAATCATAGTACAGTTAGCCTacaaaaatctagattttttagaTCTCACAAATATTTGGATGAATATAGTCAAATAATGCTCGATTTGAATGATAGAGCGGGTATTCGGATGAATAAAAATTTCCAAGCACTTGTGATTGatgccggggggggggggggtttgaaAATTTAACTTTCCAAGAGAAAGATTGTAGGAATTTTATTGACAAAGCTAGATATTTAAGAATGGGTAAAGGAGGTGGTGAAGCACTAAACGACTACTTTAAGAGAATGAGGAAAATGAATGATGATTTTGTTTCTATCATGGATGTGGATGATGAGTTTAGAGTTAGGAATATGTTTTGGGCTGACGCACAAAGTCGGGCCGCATATGAGTATTTTGGAGACGTTATCGTTCGATACAACGTACCTAACAAATAGGTACGGGATGTCGTTCGCTCCCTTTGTTGGAGTAAACCATCATGGACAGTCCATACTCTTAAGGGCAAGCTTGATTTCAAGCAAGGACACAAGTACCTTCATGTGGTTGTTTGAAGTATAGTTAGAATGCATGAATGGACGGGCACCTGCAGCCATCATAGCAGACCAAGACAGGGCAATGAAGAATGCGATTCAAATTGTATTCCCGAATGCAAGACATAGATATTGTCTCTGGCATATAATGCGGAAACTGCCCGAGAAGTTGGGATCCCACTCGGCATATAACGCAGGACTGAAGATTGTAATTCAGAGTGCAGTCTATGATACACAAAATTGTAAACAAATTGAGGAGAAGTGGGGGCAGTTAATTCATAAGTATGACCTTATTGACAATGCATGGTTGTAGGGGTTGTACACCGAGAGGTCATTTTGGGTACCAGTTTACTTGAAAGGTGTATTCTGGGCTGGTATGAGCACTACCCAACGGTCTGAAAGCATGAACGCCTTCTTCGATGGATATGTGCATTCCGGTTTGTGGATCAATTTGACAATgctttgaggaagaagatggaggCGGAGACGACAACTGATTTCCAGTCTTGTAACCAAACAATCCCATGTGTATCCCTATTCAAAATTGAGAGGCAGTTCAATCATTATACAcgaatgaaaaatttaaagagaTCCAAGCAGAGGTTTGGGGGATGCTTTTGTGTAACCCTTCACTTGTGGGCACTGAAGGATCCATATCCACCTTTGATGTTTTGGAAGAAATCTCTACACCTGATGGGCAGTCCAAAATTGTGATGTACATAGTTTAATTTAATGAAGACGAATGCGAAGTTCAATGCACGTGTGCCTTGTTTGAGATGAGGGGGATTCTCTGTAGGCATGCATTTAAAGTTTGTCAGATGAAGTACATTCATGTGCTGCCAGAGAAATATGTGTTGAATCGATGGAGGAAAGACTTAAAGAGAAGATACACACTGGTTAAGAGTAGCTATGATGATGTATGAGTCAATGCGGATGCACGACGCTATGAGCTTGTAGTACAAAGATGTCTAAGATTTACGACGCGTGTATCTCGAAATGATGAGCATGTGAATGCGTTCTTTCATATGTTGGATGCGTTTGAGCATAAGTATGTAGGATTAGAGCCTGAGTCCAGTTCAACAAAGTTAAAAAGAGAACGTGGTCGCCGATAaggataagaaaatattaagcccGCACGTTATTCGGGGGAAAGGGAGATCTCCAACCAGAAGAAAGGTCCCGATGGTCGAGAAGGCTgcaaggaagagaaagaaaaaacaggTATTACATATAGCACCATCAGTTGTGTAGATATTGGGATGCATACATATATTGTTCCTAATAgatgttaaattttattttccaatctAGACATACAAGAATCTATTTGACGATACATCAGACAATGTTGACCTCCCGGTGTCAGAAGTTGGTGCTATTGTTGAGGAGGTTGTTATCCAAGCCCATTGTAGTACTTTAACACAAGTAAGGCTTCTGACCAATGATGAGGTCTGAGGTTATTTCCACCTTTTgtcatttttctgtttttaatgtaatctcagaaataattttaacattttcaatatattcAGGCTACGCCAAGCTTGCCCCATGGAACTTAGCATAGATATTGTCCCTGACTTGGGCATTAATATTTTGGAGATCTCATCCTTTTGTGAACTATGGTGgaagataga
Coding sequences:
- the LOC121251790 gene encoding leucine-rich repeat extensin-like protein 5, which codes for MGEEEDGRPPRPSTSISLTQGYYGTINPYNLPYMMPPNPYPYPYPHPNPYAWGSQHLVLPPFGPTMPSPLLSNLEELRRGEDTTKQSVMPPCVPTMPYPHSASESSTMPSNSVAEKNFGETYPHPYSYAWGSQHLAPPPFGPTMPSPLSSNPEELRRDEDTTKH